From Bacillota bacterium:
GGCTGCGCCATGCCCGAAGGGGAGCAGGGGCTCAACGTGGCGCGGATCGCGGCGATCCGGGCGGGGCTGCCGGCGTCGGTACCGGGGCTGACCGTCAACCGGTTCTGCGCGTCGGGCCTGCAGGCCATCGCCATGGCGGCCGAACGGATCATGGTCGGCGCCGCCGAAGTCATTGTGGCCGGCGGCGTGGAGAGCATGAGCCGGGTGCCCATGGGCGGGTTCAAGCCGGCGCCCAACCCGTACCTCATCGACCAC
This genomic window contains:
- a CDS encoding beta-ketoacyl synthase N-terminal-like domain-containing protein, whose amino-acid sequence is MVQDAVIAAAVRTPVGKARRGALAGVRPDELAAAVIREALARVPAVQPAEVDDVIMGCAMPEGEQGLNVARIAAIRAGLPASVPGLTVNRFCASGLQAIAMAAERIMVGAAEVIVAGGVESMSRVPMGGFKPAPNPYLIDH